Proteins encoded by one window of Cucurbita pepo subsp. pepo cultivar mu-cu-16 chromosome LG14, ASM280686v2, whole genome shotgun sequence:
- the LOC111810428 gene encoding LL-diaminopimelate aminotransferase, chloroplastic-like isoform X2 — protein sequence MAAMQNLSSSPLSSSSSDYFRVSTSMNPTVSLPRTSAGVCKCVATSQDSKTDYKTAVSRNANIAKLQAGYLFPEIARRRNAHLLKYPDAKVISLGIGDTTEPIPEVITSAMAKRSHALSTLEGYSGYGAEQGEKPVRALISKTFYSDLGIGEEDIFVSDGAKCDITRLQLVFGSNVSMAVQDPSYPAYVDSSVILGQTGLYQKDVEKYGNIEYMRCTPENGFFPDLSKVSRTDIIFFCSPNNPTGSSATREQLTQLVEFAKKNGSIIVYDSAYAMYISDDNPKSIFEIPGAKEVAIETSSFSKYAGFTGVRLGWTVVPKELLFSDGFPVAKDFNRIVSTCFNGASNIAQAGGLACLSPEGLEVMRGVIGFYKENTSIIMDTFNSLGYNVYGGKNAPYVWVNFPGRSSWDVFAEILEKTHVVTTPGSGFGPGGEGFIRVSAFGHRENVLEACRRFKQLYK from the exons ATGGCAGCTATGCAGAATTTGTCCTCATCTCCGCTTTCATCGTCTTCATCTGATTACTTTCGCGTTTCAACTTCAAT GAATCCGACGGTATCGTTGCCGAGAACAAGCGCCGGCGTTTGCAAGTGTGTTGCGACATCTCAAGATTCCAAAACCG ATTACAAAACAGCGGTCTCTAGAAATGCGAACATCGCCAAACTTCAAGCTGGCTATCTTTTCCCTGAG ATTGCAAGAAGAAGGAATGCGCACTTGCTAAAGTATCCTGATGCGAAAGTAATTAGCCTTGGAATTGGTGACACCACTGAGCCTATTCCTGAGGTTATTACGTCGGCCATGGCAAAG AGATCACATGCATTGTCTACTCTGGAGGGTTACAGTGGCTACGGAGCTGAGCAGGGCGAAAAG CCAGTGCGAGCTTTAATTAGCAAAACATTTTATAGCGACCTTGGCATAGGAGAGGAAGATATCTTTGTTTCTGATGGTGCAAAATGTGACATAACACGTCTTCAG CTTGTTTTTGGATCCAATGTGTCGATGGCAGTGCAAGACCCATCATACCCG GCTTATGTGGACTCGAGTGTCATCTTGGGGCAGACTGGACTGTACCAAAAGGATGTTGAAAAGTATGGCAATATTGAATACATGAGGTGTACTCCAGAAAATGGATTTTTCCCCGATTTATCCAAGGTTTCCCGGACAGATATCATATTTTTCTGTTCACCGAACAATCCTACCGGCTCTTCTGCAACTAGGGAACAGTTGACCCAACTGGTGGAGTTTGCTAAAAAGAATGGGTCAATTATAGTCTATGATTCTGCATATGCAATGTATATATCAGACGATAATCCAAAATCTATCTTCGAAATTCCTGGAGCAAAGGAG GTTGCAATTGAGACATCATCATTTAGCAAATACGCTGGATTTACTGGAGTTCGTCTTGGTTGGACTGTTGTTCCTAAGGAACTCTTGTTTTCTGATGGATTTCCCGTTGCTAAAGATTTCAACCGCATTGTTTCTACTTGCTTCAACGGTGCATCCAACATTGCTCAAGCTGGAGGCCTGGCTTGTCTTTCACCAGAAGGCCTTGAG GTTATGCGTGGGGTTATCGGGTTTTACAAAGAAAATACTAGTATCATAATGGACACATTTAACTCGCTTGGATATAACGTGTATGGAGGGAAGAATGCACCATATGTGTGGGTTAATTTCCCCGGTCGGAGTTCGTGGGATGTATTTGCTGAGATACTGGAGAAAACACACGTCGTGACAACCCCCGGAAGTGGTTTCGGACCCGGTGGTGAAGGATTTATCAGGGTAAGTGCTTTTGGTCACAGGGAAAATGTTTTGGAAGCCTGCAGAAGATTCAAGCAGCTATACAAGTGA
- the LOC111810428 gene encoding LL-diaminopimelate aminotransferase, chloroplastic-like isoform X1 produces the protein MAAMQNLSSSPLSSSSSDYFRVSTSMSNLSCKLSRLCYRNPTVSLPRTSAGVCKCVATSQDSKTDYKTAVSRNANIAKLQAGYLFPEIARRRNAHLLKYPDAKVISLGIGDTTEPIPEVITSAMAKRSHALSTLEGYSGYGAEQGEKPVRALISKTFYSDLGIGEEDIFVSDGAKCDITRLQLVFGSNVSMAVQDPSYPAYVDSSVILGQTGLYQKDVEKYGNIEYMRCTPENGFFPDLSKVSRTDIIFFCSPNNPTGSSATREQLTQLVEFAKKNGSIIVYDSAYAMYISDDNPKSIFEIPGAKEVAIETSSFSKYAGFTGVRLGWTVVPKELLFSDGFPVAKDFNRIVSTCFNGASNIAQAGGLACLSPEGLEVMRGVIGFYKENTSIIMDTFNSLGYNVYGGKNAPYVWVNFPGRSSWDVFAEILEKTHVVTTPGSGFGPGGEGFIRVSAFGHRENVLEACRRFKQLYK, from the exons ATGGCAGCTATGCAGAATTTGTCCTCATCTCCGCTTTCATCGTCTTCATCTGATTACTTTCGCGTTTCAACTTCAATGTCAA ATTTATCGTGCAAACTGTCTCGTTTATGCTACAGGAATCCGACGGTATCGTTGCCGAGAACAAGCGCCGGCGTTTGCAAGTGTGTTGCGACATCTCAAGATTCCAAAACCG ATTACAAAACAGCGGTCTCTAGAAATGCGAACATCGCCAAACTTCAAGCTGGCTATCTTTTCCCTGAG ATTGCAAGAAGAAGGAATGCGCACTTGCTAAAGTATCCTGATGCGAAAGTAATTAGCCTTGGAATTGGTGACACCACTGAGCCTATTCCTGAGGTTATTACGTCGGCCATGGCAAAG AGATCACATGCATTGTCTACTCTGGAGGGTTACAGTGGCTACGGAGCTGAGCAGGGCGAAAAG CCAGTGCGAGCTTTAATTAGCAAAACATTTTATAGCGACCTTGGCATAGGAGAGGAAGATATCTTTGTTTCTGATGGTGCAAAATGTGACATAACACGTCTTCAG CTTGTTTTTGGATCCAATGTGTCGATGGCAGTGCAAGACCCATCATACCCG GCTTATGTGGACTCGAGTGTCATCTTGGGGCAGACTGGACTGTACCAAAAGGATGTTGAAAAGTATGGCAATATTGAATACATGAGGTGTACTCCAGAAAATGGATTTTTCCCCGATTTATCCAAGGTTTCCCGGACAGATATCATATTTTTCTGTTCACCGAACAATCCTACCGGCTCTTCTGCAACTAGGGAACAGTTGACCCAACTGGTGGAGTTTGCTAAAAAGAATGGGTCAATTATAGTCTATGATTCTGCATATGCAATGTATATATCAGACGATAATCCAAAATCTATCTTCGAAATTCCTGGAGCAAAGGAG GTTGCAATTGAGACATCATCATTTAGCAAATACGCTGGATTTACTGGAGTTCGTCTTGGTTGGACTGTTGTTCCTAAGGAACTCTTGTTTTCTGATGGATTTCCCGTTGCTAAAGATTTCAACCGCATTGTTTCTACTTGCTTCAACGGTGCATCCAACATTGCTCAAGCTGGAGGCCTGGCTTGTCTTTCACCAGAAGGCCTTGAG GTTATGCGTGGGGTTATCGGGTTTTACAAAGAAAATACTAGTATCATAATGGACACATTTAACTCGCTTGGATATAACGTGTATGGAGGGAAGAATGCACCATATGTGTGGGTTAATTTCCCCGGTCGGAGTTCGTGGGATGTATTTGCTGAGATACTGGAGAAAACACACGTCGTGACAACCCCCGGAAGTGGTTTCGGACCCGGTGGTGAAGGATTTATCAGGGTAAGTGCTTTTGGTCACAGGGAAAATGTTTTGGAAGCCTGCAGAAGATTCAAGCAGCTATACAAGTGA
- the LOC111810429 gene encoding protein FAM133 — protein MDLETENRVAAILMREAAELRRQAEKEGVDAYLRHPKVRGRPNSRFLTATVLGVQQANKAVEVNEMWRVRQKELELDDRLRGKSREGNNGSGSRRGFKPSTDFSHDIPSSSSPSSKRDYEDCDLRENQGLKDEELEEFLHSRTKRGRGAVGSRMDETGPYLAPCNETHSSWPTSSNVTDRHVVYGPEKPNSLRSDGSSEEDSDSDRRKRSKRSSHKQHSKDHKSKHKSEKRRKESKKSKRRK, from the exons ATGGATCTTGAGACAGAAAATAGAGTAGCTGCAATTCTAATGAGAGAGGCGGCAGAATTGCGTCGCCAAGCTGAGAAAGAAGGTGTGGATGCCTATCTACGGCATCCTAAAGTCAGGGGTCGTCCTAATTCTCGTTTCCTGACTGCAACTGTTCTTGGCGTACAACAAG CAAATAAAGCTGTCGAAGTGAATGAAATGTGGAGAGTTCGTCAAAAGGAGCTCGAACTGGATGACAGGCTTAGAGGCAAGTCAAGAGAGGGGAACAATGGCTCTGGGAGCCGCAGGGGCTTCAAACCATCCACAGATTTCAGTCATGACATTCCCAGTAGTTCAAGCCCATCTAGTAAAAGAGATTATGAGGATTGCGACTTAAGGGAGAATCAAGGATTAAAAGATGAAGAACTTGAGGAATTTTTACACTCAAG GACAAAGCGTGGGAGAGGCGCAGTTGGGTCACGAATGGATGAAACTGGTCCATACCTTGCCCCTTGTAATGAGACACATTCGAGTTGGCCAACAAGCTCCAATGTTACAGATAGACATGTTGTTTATGGGCCAGAGAAGCCTAATTCTCTGAGGTCAGATGGCTCTTCCGAAGAGGACTCAGACAGTGATCGGCGAAAACGGTCGAAAAGAAGTTCACACAAGCAGCATAGCAAGGACCATAAGTCAAAACACAAATCCGAGAAAAGGAggaaagaatcaaagaaaagcaaaCGCCGCAAATAA
- the LOC111809817 gene encoding protein trichome birefringence-like 13, which produces MAGRESHHHHHQAKQVPLSPLLSLICFVSIFLALSVFRRTSVTPQPHQSFQFINGVRSGRSDAAGGSSCDYSDGSWFHDPNLRTSRYNHTCKEIFKGWNCYVANKSNALEIIHWHWKPKQCDLPHFDPVSFLEKFRNTNIGFVGDSLNRNMFVSFFCSLKHVPGEVKKWRPAGADRGFSFLKYNLTVAYHRTNILARYAWWSANADGGKLESLGYKEGYRVDVDIPESSWIEAPNFHDILIFNTGHWWWAPSKFDPVKSPMLFFEKGLPVIPPVPPDVGLDMVLKHMISYVEKRMPPSAIKFFRTQSPRHFEGGDWYQGGSCQRQQPLTPQQAEDLFAPRNNGTNVEVRLVNKHLVKALNGTSFHILNITPMSELRADAHPASAGGKKHDDCMHWCLPGLTDTWNDMFIQHLYNIRS; this is translated from the exons ATGGCGGGAAGGGAGAGccaccatcatcatcaccaAGCGAAGCAAGTTCCTCTTTCCCCCTTACTCTCTCTTATCTGCTTCgtttccatttttcttgctCTCTCGGTATTCCGCAGAACCTCCGTGACACCACAACCGCATCAGAGCTTCCAATTCATCAATGGCGTTAGATCCGGGAGATCGGACGCGGCTGGGGGCAGCTCGTGCGATTATTCTGATGGAAGTTGGTTCCACGACCCGAATTTGAGAACCTCCAGGTACAATCACACCTGCAAAGAGATTTTCAAAGGCTGGAACTGCTATGTGGCGAATAAATCCAATGCTCTCGAAATCATTCATTGGCATTGGAAGCCGAAGCAATGTGATCTTCCGCATTTTGATCCGGTTTCCTTTCTTGAGAAGTTTAGAAATACTAACATCG GGTTTGTCGGCGACTCCTTAAATAGGAACATGTTTGTGTCATTCTTTTGTTCTCTGAAACATGTGCCGGGTGAAGTGAAAAAGTGGCGCCCAGCTGGTGCAGATCGTGGATTCTCATTTCTGAAGTACAATCTTACTGTTGCATATCATAGAACAAATATTCTGGCACGATATGCTTG GTGGTCAGCTAATGCTGACGGTGGTAAATTGGAATCTCTGGGTTATAAAGAAGGATACAGAGTTGATGTTGACATTCCAGAAAGTTCATGGATCGAGGCTCCAAATTTTCATGACATCTTAATCTTTAACACAGGACATTG GTGGTGGGCGCCTTCAAAATTTGACCCTGTAAAATCACCCATGCTGTTTTTTGAGAAAGGTCTCCCTGTCATCCCTCCGGTACCTCCTGATGTTGGCTTAGACATGGTTTTGAAACATATG ATATCATACGTGGAGAAAAGAATGCCACCCAGTGCAATCAAATTCTTTCGTACGCAATCACCTAGGCATTTTGAAGGAGGTGACTGGTACCAAGGTGGTTCTTGCCAGCGGCAGCAGCCTCTAACTCCGCAACAG gCTGAGGATCTGTTTGCACCGAGGAATAATGGAACCAATGTCGAGGTTCGTCTCGTAAACAAGCACCTCGTCAAGGCCCTCAATGGAACTAGTTTCCATATTTTGAACATAACTCCCATGAGTGAGTTGAGGGCAGATGCACATCCTGCCTCAGCTGGTGGAAAGAAGCACGACGATTGTATGCATTGGTGCTTGCCGGGACTCACCGACACATGGAACGACATGTTCATACAGCATCTATACAACATAAGAAGTTAG
- the LOC111810522 gene encoding probable xyloglucan endotransglucosylase/hydrolase protein 10 translates to MFECVQTIIFFGVFFAYLIQFSSASVVSIGDYNKDFFVTWSPSHVNTSVDGRARNLKLDNDSGAGFASNEMFLFGQMDMKIKLVPGDSAGIVVAYYLTSDQPNHDEIDFEFLGNVEGQPIILQTNVFADGFDDREERINLWFDPTKDFHTYSILWNIYQIVFMVDWVPIRVYRNHADKGVGYPRWQPMSLKVSLWDGSSWATGGGKDKIDWSKGPFIASFGDYKLDACTWRGNARFCREISSKNWWNLPKYSTLSSSQRRLFKWVRKNHLVYDYCQDNLRFHGQLPKECSLPKY, encoded by the exons atgttTGAATGTGTTCAAACCATCATCTTTTTTGGAGTTTTCTTTGCatatttgattcaattttcttctgcTTCTGTTGTTTCAATTGGGGACTATAATAAGGATTTCTTTGTTACGTGGTCTCCTTCCCATGTGAACACTTCCGTCGATGGTCGAGCAAGAAACTTGAAGCTCGATAATGATTCAG GAGCTGGTTTTGCATCAAATGAGATGTTCTTATTTGGTCAAATGGACATGAAGATCAAGCTAGTTCCAGGCGATTCTGCTGGCATAGTTGTGGCCTATTAT cTGACGTCCGATCAACCGAACCACGACGAAATCGACTTCGAGTTCCTTGGCAATGTGGAAGGGCAACCCATTATTCTTCAAACTAATGTCTTTGCTGATGGGTTCGATGATAGGGAAGAAAGGATTAACTTGTGGTTTGATCCAACAAAAGACTTCCATACATACTCAATTCTGTGGAACATTTACCAAATTGT GTTCATGGTGGATTGGGTGCCAATCAGGGTATACAGAAACCATGCAGACAAGGGGGTGGGGTACCCAAGGTGGCAACCAATGAGCCTAAAAGTGAGCCTATGGGACGGTAGCAGCTGGGCAACAGGGGGTGGAAAGGACAAAATTGATTGGTCAAAAGGGCCTTTTATTGCTTCTTTTGGGGACTATAAGCTTGATGCTTGTACTTGGAGAGGGAATGCAAGGTTTTGCAGAGAAATTTCAAGCAAAAATTGGTGGAATTTGCCCAAATACAGCACTTTATCATCTTCTCAAAGAAGGCTCTTCAAATGGGTCAGAAAGAACCATTTGGTTTATGATTATTGCCAAGACAATTTGAGGTTCCATGGCCAACTTCCTAAGGAATGTTCTCTTCCCAAATACTAA